The following are encoded in a window of bacterium genomic DNA:
- the acpP gene encoding acyl carrier protein encodes MYTGREAEIFDRVAKVACEKIERKEGRLTPDRIRPESDFIKDLGADSLAVVEMIMGIEDEFGLEEIPESDVENIRTVADVVEYLSRNLKP; translated from the coding sequence ATGTATACGGGTAGGGAAGCCGAAATTTTCGATCGCGTGGCGAAAGTGGCCTGCGAGAAAATCGAACGAAAAGAGGGTCGCCTGACGCCGGACCGGATTCGTCCGGAGAGCGATTTCATCAAGGACCTCGGCGCCGACTCGCTGGCGGTCGTCGAGATGATCATGGGCATCGAGGATGAATTCGGGCTCGAGGAAATCCCGGAGTCGGATGTCGAAAACATCCGCACGGTCGCGGACGTCGTCGAGTACCTGTCCCGCAATCTGAAGCCGTGA
- a CDS encoding acyl carrier protein has product MARSLSERIIGLIADHMETDPDEIDEATFLSDDLGADPYVLEEIANLMADEFEIEITEDDYESWETVGDVVQLVAEKLEENEEE; this is encoded by the coding sequence ATGGCGCGAAGTTTGTCGGAACGCATCATCGGTCTCATCGCCGACCACATGGAAACCGATCCCGACGAGATCGACGAAGCGACGTTCTTGTCCGACGACCTGGGCGCCGATCCGTACGTGCTCGAGGAAATCGCCAATTTGATGGCCGACGAATTCGAAATCGAGATCACCGAGGACGACTACGAGTCCTGGGAGACCGTCGGAGACGTCGTCCAGCTCGTCGCCGAGAAGCTCGAAGAAAACGAAGAGGAATGA